Proteins from a genomic interval of Trichocoleus desertorum ATA4-8-CV12:
- the tuf gene encoding elongation factor Tu — MARAKFERTKPHVNIGTIGHVDHGKTTLTAAITMTLAALGQAAARNYEQIDAAPEEKARGITINTAHVEYETANRHYAHVDCPGHADYVKNMITGAAQMDGAILVVSAADGPMPQTREHILLAKQVGVPAMVVFLNKEDMVDDAELLELVELEVRELLSSYDFPGDDIPIVSGSALQAVETMTANPKMQRGENQWVDKIHQLMDEVDAYIPTPEREVDKPFLMAVEDVFSITGRGTVATGRIERGKIKVGDTVELVGIKDTRSTTVTGIEMFKKSLEEGMAGDNAGLLLRGIQKADIERGMVIAQPKSITPHTQFESEVYVLKKEEGGRHTPFFPGYRPQFYVRTTDVTGTITTFTSDDGSEAEMIMPGDRIKMTVELINPIAIEQGMRFAIREGGRTIGAGVVSKILK; from the coding sequence ATGGCACGCGCAAAGTTTGAACGGACTAAACCCCACGTTAACATCGGTACTATTGGTCACGTTGACCACGGTAAAACCACTCTGACTGCTGCAATCACAATGACCCTGGCTGCTCTGGGTCAGGCAGCAGCTAGAAACTATGAGCAAATTGATGCTGCACCTGAAGAAAAGGCACGGGGCATTACTATTAACACAGCTCACGTAGAGTACGAGACTGCCAATCGTCACTATGCTCACGTAGATTGCCCTGGTCACGCTGACTATGTGAAAAACATGATCACTGGCGCCGCTCAGATGGATGGTGCCATCCTGGTGGTATCTGCGGCTGATGGTCCTATGCCTCAAACTCGTGAGCACATCCTGCTAGCGAAGCAGGTAGGTGTTCCAGCGATGGTCGTCTTCCTGAACAAAGAAGACATGGTGGATGATGCAGAACTGCTTGAGTTGGTGGAACTCGAAGTTCGCGAACTCCTCAGCTCTTACGACTTCCCTGGCGACGATATCCCCATCGTTTCGGGTTCGGCACTGCAAGCAGTAGAAACCATGACTGCTAATCCCAAAATGCAGCGTGGTGAAAACCAGTGGGTTGACAAGATTCACCAACTCATGGATGAAGTTGATGCTTACATCCCCACTCCTGAGCGTGAAGTTGATAAGCCCTTCCTGATGGCGGTAGAGGATGTATTCTCCATCACAGGTCGTGGTACAGTCGCAACTGGCCGGATTGAGCGTGGCAAAATCAAGGTTGGTGACACCGTTGAATTGGTGGGTATCAAGGACACTCGCAGCACCACTGTAACTGGTATCGAGATGTTCAAGAAGAGCCTTGAAGAAGGGATGGCTGGTGACAACGCGGGTTTGCTACTGCGTGGTATCCAGAAGGCTGATATTGAGCGGGGCATGGTAATTGCTCAGCCCAAATCCATCACTCCTCACACTCAGTTTGAGTCTGAAGTGTATGTTCTAAAAAAGGAAGAAGGCGGTCGTCATACTCCGTTCTTCCCTGGCTATCGTCCTCAGTTCTATGTTCGTACAACTGATGTAACCGGTACTATCACCACCTTTACTTCCGACGATGGTAGTGAAGCTGAAATGATTATGCCTGGCGATCGCATCAAGATGACTGTAGAGCTGATCAACCCAATCGCGATTGAGCAAGGGATGCGCTTTGCGATTCGTGAAGGCGGTCGTACCATCGGTGCGGGTGTCGTTTCTAAGATCCTCAAGTAA
- the rpsJ gene encoding 30S ribosomal protein S10 has protein sequence MATIQQQKIRIRLKAFDRRLLDTSCEKIVDTANRTNATAVGPIPLPTKRRIYCVLRSPHVDKDSREHFETRTHHRIIDIHQPSSKTIDALMKLDLPAGVDIEVKL, from the coding sequence ATGGCAACTATTCAGCAGCAAAAAATTCGTATCCGCCTCAAAGCTTTTGACCGTCGTCTTTTGGACACTTCCTGCGAAAAAATTGTTGATACGGCAAATCGCACGAATGCAACGGCAGTAGGTCCTATCCCTCTACCCACTAAGCGGAGAATTTATTGCGTTCTGCGATCGCCCCACGTAGACAAAGATTCTCGCGAACACTTTGAAACCCGGACTCACCATCGGATCATTGATATTCATCAGCCTTCTTCTAAGACCATTGATGCCCTGATGAAACTAGATTTACCCGCAGGCGTTGATATTGAAGTCAAGCTCTAG
- a CDS encoding LON peptidase substrate-binding domain-containing protein has translation MASSSSIAVRELPLFPLPEVVLFPGRPLPLHIFEFRYRIMMNTILEGDRRFGVLMWDPVEGKPALVGCCAEILQFQRLPDDRIKIWTLGQQRFRVLEYVREKPYRVGLVEWIEDQPTEQELKPLATEVEQLLRDVVHLSAKLTGQVIELPESIPDLPLELSYWVASNLYGVATEQQALLEMHDTVARLEREAEILTSTRNHLAARTALKDVLKDTTK, from the coding sequence ATGGCATCCTCCTCATCAATTGCGGTCCGAGAACTGCCCCTATTTCCTCTCCCAGAAGTAGTTTTATTTCCCGGTCGACCTCTCCCGCTGCACATTTTTGAATTCCGTTACCGGATCATGATGAATACCATTCTCGAGGGCGATCGCCGCTTCGGGGTATTGATGTGGGACCCGGTTGAAGGAAAACCTGCTTTAGTAGGATGCTGTGCTGAAATTCTCCAATTTCAACGCTTGCCTGATGACCGCATTAAGATCTGGACCTTAGGTCAACAGCGGTTTCGCGTGTTAGAGTATGTCCGAGAAAAGCCTTACCGTGTAGGCCTTGTAGAGTGGATAGAAGACCAGCCCACCGAACAAGAGTTAAAACCTTTAGCGACCGAAGTTGAACAGTTGCTCCGTGACGTCGTTCATCTTTCAGCCAAACTAACCGGGCAGGTGATTGAGCTACCAGAGAGTATTCCCGACCTACCGCTAGAGCTATCTTATTGGGTTGCTAGTAACTTGTATGGCGTTGCGACTGAGCAACAAGCCCTTCTAGAAATGCATGACACGGTAGCAAGACTAGAACGAGAAGCAGAGATTCTCACTTCTACCCGCAATCATTTAGCTGCCCGGACTGCCTTGAAGGATGTTTTGAAAGACACAACCAAGTAA
- the cofG gene encoding 7,8-didemethyl-8-hydroxy-5-deazariboflavin synthase subunit CofG, with product MSLSTSSVVTFSSAYTLVPTYECFNRCTYCNFRVDPGQDVWLSLSEAETRLRRVQAQGAVEVLLLSGEVHPNSPQRADWLKRIYDLAELALSLGLLPHTNVGPLSFNEMLRLKGVNVSMGLMLEQVTPKLLATVHRHAPSKVPELRLQQLAWAGELQIPFTTGLLLGIGETPAERWATLEAIARIQERWGHIQEVILQPHSPGQNQTWAGAAFAAAELIEVIATARQILPDSITLQIPPNLIQQPELLFACLAAGARDLGGIGPRDEVNPDYSHPEIETLTAILAQAGWSLVPRLPVYPQYDDWLPTRLQSVVHQWRSTIHPQVSNFSSD from the coding sequence ATGTCTTTATCCACTTCATCTGTTGTCACCTTTAGTTCTGCCTACACTCTGGTACCGACTTATGAGTGCTTTAATCGCTGCACCTACTGCAATTTCCGCGTCGATCCAGGTCAGGACGTTTGGTTGTCTTTAAGCGAAGCAGAAACTCGACTGCGACGAGTTCAAGCCCAAGGTGCAGTTGAAGTTTTGCTGCTCAGCGGTGAAGTGCATCCAAATAGCCCCCAGCGGGCAGACTGGTTGAAGCGAATTTATGATTTAGCTGAGTTAGCTTTGTCTTTGGGACTACTGCCTCATACAAATGTAGGGCCGCTCAGTTTCAACGAGATGCTTCGGTTGAAGGGGGTGAATGTTTCTATGGGGTTGATGCTAGAGCAAGTTACCCCTAAGTTATTAGCCACTGTGCATCGTCATGCCCCTAGTAAAGTGCCTGAACTAAGGCTGCAACAGTTGGCTTGGGCGGGTGAACTGCAAATCCCTTTTACGACAGGATTATTATTGGGAATTGGTGAAACTCCTGCTGAACGCTGGGCGACCCTAGAAGCGATCGCGCGGATACAAGAGCGTTGGGGACATATTCAAGAAGTGATCTTGCAGCCTCATAGTCCAGGTCAAAACCAAACTTGGGCGGGTGCTGCCTTTGCCGCAGCAGAACTGATTGAGGTAATTGCGACGGCTCGCCAGATTTTACCTGACAGTATTACTCTACAAATTCCCCCTAACCTCATCCAACAACCGGAACTACTATTCGCTTGCTTAGCCGCAGGTGCGAGAGATTTGGGTGGGATTGGCCCACGCGATGAAGTGAACCCTGACTACTCCCATCCCGAAATAGAAACTTTAACGGCAATCTTGGCCCAAGCGGGATGGTCTTTAGTACCTCGTTTGCCAGTTTATCCCCAGTACGACGATTGGCTACCGACGCGATTGCAATCTGTGGTGCATCAGTGGCGCTCTACTATACACCCCCAAGTTAGTAATTTCTCCTCAGACTAA
- the psbA gene encoding photosystem II q(b) protein, with protein sequence MTTTLQRRESANLWEQFCNWVTSTDNRLYVGWFGVLMIPTLLSATICFIIAFIAAPPVDIDGIREPVAGSLIYGNNIISGAVVPSSNAIGLHFYPIWEAASLDEWLYNGGPYQLVIFHFLIGVFCYMGREWELSYRLGMRPWICVAYSAPVAAATAVFLIYPIGQGSFSDGMPLGISGTFNFMLVFQAEHNILMHPFHQLGVAGVFGGALFSAMHGSLVTSSLVRETSENESQNYGYKFGQEEETYNIVAAHGYFGRLIFQYASFNNSRALHFFLGAWPVIGIWFTSLGISTMAFNLNGFNFNQSIIDSQGQVIGTWADVLNRANLGMEVMHERNAHNFPLDLAAGEAAPVALSAPAIHG encoded by the coding sequence ATGACTACTACTCTACAGAGACGCGAAAGCGCCAACCTGTGGGAGCAGTTCTGTAACTGGGTCACCAGCACCGACAACCGCCTCTATGTAGGCTGGTTCGGCGTCCTGATGATCCCAACCCTGCTCTCTGCTACCATCTGCTTCATCATCGCCTTCATCGCCGCTCCTCCCGTCGATATCGATGGTATCCGTGAGCCCGTCGCTGGCTCCCTCATCTACGGCAACAACATCATCTCTGGTGCCGTGGTGCCTTCCTCCAATGCGATCGGCCTCCACTTCTACCCCATCTGGGAAGCCGCTTCCCTCGATGAGTGGCTCTACAATGGTGGCCCTTACCAACTCGTGATTTTCCACTTCCTCATTGGCGTCTTCTGCTACATGGGTCGTGAGTGGGAACTCTCCTACCGCCTCGGCATGCGTCCTTGGATCTGCGTCGCTTACTCTGCGCCTGTCGCAGCCGCAACCGCAGTCTTCCTCATCTACCCCATCGGCCAAGGTTCCTTCTCCGATGGCATGCCCCTCGGCATCTCCGGTACCTTCAACTTCATGTTGGTGTTCCAGGCTGAGCACAACATCTTGATGCACCCCTTCCACCAACTCGGTGTGGCAGGTGTGTTCGGGGGCGCTCTGTTCTCCGCGATGCACGGTTCCTTGGTGACTTCTTCCTTGGTGCGTGAAACCAGCGAGAACGAGTCTCAGAACTACGGTTACAAGTTCGGTCAAGAAGAAGAGACCTACAACATCGTGGCAGCTCACGGCTACTTTGGCCGCTTGATCTTCCAATATGCGTCCTTCAACAACAGTCGCGCTTTGCACTTCTTCTTGGGTGCATGGCCTGTGATCGGCATCTGGTTCACGTCCTTGGGCATCAGCACGATGGCGTTCAACCTGAACGGATTCAACTTCAACCAGTCGATCATCGACTCTCAAGGTCAAGTGATTGGCACCTGGGCTGACGTGTTGAACCGTGCGAACCTGGGGATGGAAGTGATGCACGAGCGCAACGCTCACAACTTCCCCCTCGACCTAGCTGCTGGCGAAGCTGCTCCTGTAGCGCTGAGCGCTCCTGCTATTCACGGTTAA
- the aroC gene encoding chorismate synthase, which translates to MGNTFGHLFRITTFGESHGGGVGVVIDGCPPTLEISAEEIQFELDRRRPGQSKITTPRKEADTCEILSGVFEGKTLGTPIALLVRNKDTRSQDYDEMVEKYRPSHADATYDAKYGIRNWQGGGRSSARETIGRVAAGAIAKKILKQVAGIEVVSYVKRIKDLEAVIDSKTVTLEQVESNIVRCPNLECAEQMIALVESARDQGDSLGGVVECVARSVPKGLGSPVFDKLEADLAKGVMSLPATKGFEIGSGFAGTLMTGSEHNDEFYIDEAGEIRTATNRSGGVQGGISNGEDIVIRVAFKPTATIRKEQRTVTTEGEETTLAGKGRHDPCVLPRAVPMVEAMVALVLCDHLLRHYGQCKVL; encoded by the coding sequence ATGGGCAACACGTTTGGGCATCTCTTTCGGATTACTACGTTCGGAGAATCCCACGGCGGTGGGGTAGGTGTCGTGATCGATGGTTGCCCCCCAACACTAGAGATTTCCGCTGAAGAAATTCAGTTTGAACTCGATCGCCGTCGGCCTGGACAGAGCAAAATCACCACCCCTCGCAAAGAAGCCGATACCTGTGAAATTTTATCTGGGGTGTTTGAAGGCAAAACTCTAGGAACTCCGATCGCGCTCCTGGTGCGGAATAAAGATACCCGCTCTCAAGACTATGACGAGATGGTCGAGAAGTATCGTCCTTCTCACGCCGATGCTACCTATGACGCTAAGTACGGGATTCGTAACTGGCAGGGGGGTGGGCGATCGTCTGCTAGAGAAACCATTGGTCGAGTCGCAGCAGGGGCGATCGCCAAAAAAATCCTCAAGCAGGTCGCTGGGATCGAGGTCGTAAGCTATGTTAAGCGCATCAAAGACTTAGAAGCGGTGATTGACTCCAAAACAGTCACCCTAGAGCAAGTTGAAAGTAACATTGTGCGCTGCCCTAACCTAGAATGCGCTGAACAAATGATCGCCCTTGTGGAATCGGCTCGCGATCAAGGTGATTCTCTAGGCGGGGTCGTTGAATGTGTAGCCCGCAGCGTACCTAAAGGGCTAGGCTCTCCAGTGTTTGATAAGTTGGAAGCTGATTTAGCCAAAGGCGTAATGTCTTTACCTGCAACTAAAGGTTTTGAAATTGGCTCTGGCTTTGCTGGCACCTTAATGACAGGCAGCGAGCACAACGACGAATTTTACATTGATGAAGCGGGTGAAATTCGCACAGCAACTAACCGCTCTGGCGGAGTTCAAGGTGGCATCTCTAATGGAGAAGACATCGTGATTCGGGTTGCCTTCAAGCCCACCGCAACGATCCGAAAAGAGCAACGTACTGTTACCACCGAAGGTGAAGAAACTACTCTCGCTGGCAAAGGTCGCCACGATCCTTGCGTCTTACCCAGAGCAGTACCGATGGTAGAAGCGATGGTCGCTTTGGTGCTTTGCGATCATCTCTTGCGTCACTACGGCCAGTGCAAGGTGTTGTAG
- a CDS encoding GNAT family N-acetyltransferase has protein sequence MSIRSANSNDVGLVFSFIKKKAEFDRNIGAFLGELRTSEEKIHKTLFGTVPFSYVLFAGASGGEIGFALYGFRYSSFAGQPSIWLDDLYVDESMRSQGAGAALMARLAQISQENGCTHLAWNADARNTRGLSFYHRLGAEVTEQHGYRCFLRWVP, from the coding sequence ATGAGCATCAGGTCTGCTAATTCTAATGACGTGGGGCTTGTTTTTTCGTTCATTAAGAAGAAAGCAGAATTTGATCGAAATATTGGCGCTTTTTTGGGTGAGTTGCGGACATCCGAAGAAAAAATACATAAAACTCTTTTTGGAACAGTACCTTTTTCTTACGTATTATTTGCAGGGGCTTCAGGGGGTGAAATTGGCTTTGCCTTGTATGGGTTTAGATACTCGTCATTTGCAGGTCAACCCAGTATTTGGCTCGATGATCTGTATGTGGATGAATCAATGAGAAGCCAAGGGGCGGGTGCAGCGTTAATGGCTCGGCTGGCTCAAATTTCTCAAGAAAACGGTTGTACTCATCTCGCCTGGAATGCCGATGCTCGCAATACTCGTGGACTTAGTTTTTATCACCGATTGGGTGCAGAGGTTACAGAGCAACACGGCTATCGATGTTTTCTAAGGTGGGTGCCGTGA
- a CDS encoding acyl-CoA thioesterase, with amino-acid sequence MDVSTQKQPFEVEIPLPVKTYDIDFAGIVSNIVYIRWLEDLRLEMLARYFPLDEQLKQGIAPVIVQTKIDYKQPIRISDAPSGKMWLKTMESLRLSVKAEINVNGKVAAFGEQVGIFVNLQNNKPIRMPESLKQKYRDVQVKPLS; translated from the coding sequence ATGGACGTATCAACTCAGAAACAACCGTTCGAAGTTGAGATACCTTTACCAGTTAAAACTTACGATATTGATTTTGCAGGTATCGTCAGCAATATCGTTTACATTCGTTGGTTAGAAGATTTGCGCTTAGAGATGTTAGCGCGCTACTTTCCGTTGGACGAACAACTCAAGCAGGGAATTGCGCCTGTTATTGTGCAAACAAAAATTGATTACAAGCAGCCCATCAGAATTTCTGATGCCCCAAGCGGCAAAATGTGGCTCAAGACGATGGAATCGTTGCGACTGAGTGTTAAGGCAGAGATTAATGTGAACGGTAAAGTAGCGGCTTTCGGCGAGCAAGTTGGTATTTTTGTTAATTTGCAAAACAACAAACCCATTCGGATGCCAGAAAGCCTGAAGCAGAAGTATCGTGATGTACAGGTTAAACCACTAAGTTAG
- a CDS encoding helix-turn-helix transcriptional regulator, giving the protein MTQPTRSPCPVSCTLDLIGDRWTLLVIRDMMFFGKQRFEEFLESPEGISTNILANRLRLLEELGLAEKQPYSNHSRRMNYQLTEKGKSLRPVLKVIASWGLKHIADTQIPQSDSWDANHSTSTFKTTEP; this is encoded by the coding sequence ATGACCCAACCCACGCGCTCTCCTTGCCCTGTCTCCTGTACCTTGGATTTGATCGGCGATCGCTGGACGTTACTTGTCATCCGAGACATGATGTTCTTCGGCAAGCAACGATTTGAAGAGTTTTTAGAATCCCCTGAAGGAATTTCGACTAATATCTTGGCAAACCGCCTTAGACTACTTGAGGAATTAGGTTTAGCAGAGAAGCAACCTTACAGTAACCATTCCCGCCGAATGAACTATCAACTTACGGAGAAGGGAAAAAGCCTGCGTCCTGTTTTGAAAGTAATAGCTTCTTGGGGCTTGAAGCATATTGCTGACACACAGATTCCCCAGAGTGATTCGTGGGATGCCAATCACTCCACGAGTACCTTCAAAACAACTGAACCATAA
- the pheA gene encoding prephenate dehydratase: protein MAVSIAHLGPSGTNAETAALAFSHHLSQATGQSTLLCPYSNIGQTLRAVAQDDTQMAVVPVENSIEGIVTITLDTLWQLDRLQIQQALVLPIVHALLSRSKSLEAIKTVYSHPQALAQCQEWLEKFLPQAQLVANNSTTEALQFLDDDSTIGAIASPRAAQLYNLPMLAHPINDYPGNCTRFWVLSLDPALGGTHTSLGFSVAANVPGALVKPLQVLAERGINLSRIESRPTKRSLGDYLFFMDFEADLRESSVQAALVELKNYTETLKIFGSYSIQDIPLETLPL from the coding sequence ATGGCGGTATCAATTGCGCATTTGGGGCCTTCTGGTACCAATGCAGAGACAGCAGCATTGGCTTTTTCGCACCATTTATCCCAAGCGACAGGCCAATCCACTCTGCTTTGCCCCTACTCCAATATTGGGCAAACTCTGCGAGCCGTAGCCCAAGATGATACCCAAATGGCAGTCGTGCCAGTAGAAAACTCGATTGAAGGGATCGTTACCATTACATTAGATACGCTTTGGCAGCTAGATCGGTTGCAGATTCAGCAAGCCTTGGTTTTACCGATTGTGCATGCGCTGCTGTCGCGATCGAAAAGTTTAGAAGCAATCAAGACGGTTTATTCTCATCCCCAAGCCCTGGCTCAGTGCCAAGAATGGCTAGAAAAGTTTCTGCCCCAAGCTCAGTTAGTCGCCAACAATTCCACGACTGAAGCCCTCCAGTTTTTGGATGACGACTCTACCATTGGCGCGATCGCTTCTCCACGAGCCGCCCAACTCTACAATTTGCCGATGTTGGCTCATCCGATTAATGACTACCCTGGCAACTGCACACGGTTTTGGGTCTTGAGTCTAGATCCTGCCCTTGGCGGCACTCATACTTCCTTAGGGTTTAGTGTTGCGGCTAACGTACCTGGAGCTTTGGTAAAACCCCTGCAAGTTTTGGCCGAACGAGGAATTAACCTGAGTCGCATTGAATCTCGCCCTACCAAGCGATCGCTCGGTGATTATTTGTTTTTTATGGACTTTGAAGCAGACTTGCGAGAATCATCTGTTCAAGCTGCTTTAGTGGAGCTAAAAAACTATACTGAAACTCTCAAAATTTTCGGTAGTTACTCGATACAAGATATTCCACTAGAGACCCTACCCCTCTGA